The Streptomyces sp. RKAG293 genome includes a region encoding these proteins:
- a CDS encoding aldo/keto reductase has translation MEQRHLGRTGLRVSRLGLGTLTWGRYTGERDAADQLKTFWEAGGTLVDTADVYADGGAEYVLGRLIEDFVPRADLVIATKAGSVPDPDRRFDCSRGHLLSALDASLQRLGTDYVDLWQVHAFDPVTPLDETLQALDIAVTSGRARYVGVSNYCGWQLAKAATWQRAVPGRTPLASTQMEYSLLQRGIEREVLPAALDLGIGLLPSSPLGRGVLTGKYRSGTPVESRGGSEEMAAFVDPYLDDTARLIVDAVTTAADGLAVRPMDVALAWVRDRPGVTAPIVGARNAQQLAQALSVEALSLPGEICQALDDVSAPLHRYPDHDWSTL, from the coding sequence ATGGAACAGAGGCACCTCGGGCGCACCGGGTTGCGCGTGTCGCGGCTCGGCCTGGGCACGCTCACGTGGGGGCGCTACACCGGGGAACGCGACGCGGCCGACCAGCTGAAGACGTTCTGGGAGGCGGGCGGCACGCTGGTGGACACCGCCGACGTCTACGCGGACGGCGGCGCGGAGTACGTGCTCGGGCGGCTCATCGAGGACTTCGTCCCCCGCGCGGATCTGGTGATCGCCACCAAGGCGGGCAGCGTGCCCGATCCCGACCGGCGCTTCGACTGCTCCCGCGGCCACCTGCTCTCGGCCCTCGACGCCTCCCTGCAGCGGCTCGGCACCGACTACGTCGACCTGTGGCAGGTGCACGCCTTCGATCCGGTCACCCCGCTCGACGAAACGCTGCAGGCCCTCGACATCGCCGTCACCTCCGGCCGGGCGCGGTACGTCGGGGTGTCCAACTACTGCGGCTGGCAGCTCGCCAAGGCCGCGACCTGGCAGCGCGCGGTGCCCGGCCGGACCCCGCTGGCGAGCACGCAGATGGAGTACTCGCTGCTGCAGCGCGGCATCGAGCGCGAGGTGCTGCCGGCCGCGCTCGATCTGGGCATCGGCCTGCTGCCGTCCTCCCCGCTGGGCCGGGGCGTGCTCACCGGCAAGTACCGCAGCGGCACGCCCGTCGAGTCGCGCGGCGGTTCGGAGGAGATGGCGGCCTTCGTCGACCCGTACCTCGACGACACCGCCCGGCTCATCGTCGACGCCGTCACCACCGCGGCCGACGGGCTCGCGGTCCGGCCGATGGACGTCGCGCTGGCCTGGGTCCGGGACCGGCCGGGAGTGACCGCGCCCATCGTCGGCGCGCGCAACGCGCAGCAGCTGGCGCAGGCATTGTCAGTGGAGGCCCTTAGTCTTCCGGGTGAGATCTGCCAGGCGCTGGACGATGTGTCGGCGCCGCTGCACCGCTACCCGGATCACGACTGGAGCACGCTCTGA
- a CDS encoding helix-hairpin-helix domain-containing protein translates to MAAEAAKLQAAEAAAAAGGPVPGADVAEVAEVTEGAGAAEGAQGSEGSDGSEGSEGADESAVADGPEAAAAEDQDAAESAPDGSADPSEPPAPSETEAESPDDAGEDEPEEVVAAEPVAAPAPAAVPAERPVRERAEREPVRLARVPVVYDPAAVEAVRAVLAEGGAPAELAEPAVAALGERAAQALREDPWQVLSLAGVRVEHADGFARALLGGECGPDDERRVRALVVWLLERAAEQGHTALESSVLRTALEKQSVSGAEEGLSAAIAEGRVLVFQDAEDVPGAKPAATDEGDEGPPVRLLLGLDRYALAEESLADGLDRLLKTFEGDDLDWESAAAATSSPSAAALVRAAAVSGLVTHTGGEAARAEPAALVAAARELGLRAYAAAYTAEGRRRLAAHLGEDTAVTVAGLLSGQEGPGREADGSLALDVLAVLDAPQLDVELSATLVEAVPDGARLVLSGDPGVLWSAGPGRAFADLLAAKTCPQVASRTPDPGPIGELVSGIGIGELTAVEAPGKEVVIVPVRDPREAVHRAVQLVADSVPRVIGVPATETQVITPGHGGAVGTQVLNAALKERLNPGPGRFGGFDPGDRVVYAPEPGLTLPGTVLSADPEGLNLDCAGTRVLVPRDQVAALRHGWAMTAQQSAGLRWPAVVVVLPGDAVQALTRAWVYTAFGRGERHLSVVQGADQGLAQAVAGIPAKDRTTRLRSVLREQAREQAAE, encoded by the coding sequence ATGGCCGCGGAGGCGGCGAAGCTCCAGGCCGCCGAGGCGGCGGCCGCGGCGGGCGGTCCGGTGCCGGGGGCCGACGTCGCCGAGGTTGCCGAGGTTACGGAGGGGGCCGGAGCAGCGGAGGGGGCTCAGGGTTCCGAGGGTTCGGACGGTTCCGAGGGTTCCGAGGGGGCGGACGAGTCGGCTGTCGCCGATGGTCCGGAGGCCGCCGCTGCGGAAGATCAGGACGCTGCGGAGTCGGCGCCCGACGGGTCCGCCGATCCCTCTGAACCGCCCGCGCCTTCGGAGACGGAGGCGGAGAGCCCCGACGACGCCGGGGAGGACGAGCCCGAGGAGGTCGTCGCGGCCGAACCCGTTGCGGCCCCGGCTCCAGCCGCAGTCCCCGCTGAACGGCCGGTCCGGGAGCGGGCGGAACGCGAACCGGTCCGTCTCGCGCGGGTGCCGGTGGTGTACGACCCGGCCGCCGTCGAGGCGGTGCGGGCCGTGCTGGCCGAGGGCGGGGCGCCCGCGGAGCTGGCCGAACCCGCGGTGGCGGCGCTCGGCGAACGGGCGGCGCAGGCACTGCGCGAGGATCCGTGGCAGGTGCTGTCGCTGGCCGGCGTGCGGGTCGAGCACGCGGACGGGTTCGCGCGGGCGCTGCTCGGCGGCGAGTGCGGGCCAGACGACGAGCGCCGCGTACGGGCCCTGGTCGTGTGGCTGTTGGAGCGGGCCGCCGAGCAGGGGCACACCGCCCTCGAATCGTCCGTGCTGCGCACCGCGCTGGAGAAGCAGTCGGTCTCCGGCGCCGAGGAAGGACTGAGCGCCGCCATCGCCGAGGGCCGCGTGCTGGTGTTCCAGGACGCCGAGGACGTCCCCGGGGCGAAGCCCGCCGCGACGGACGAGGGGGACGAGGGGCCGCCGGTCCGGCTGCTGCTCGGCCTCGACCGGTACGCGCTCGCCGAGGAGAGCCTCGCGGACGGCCTGGACCGGCTGCTCAAGACCTTCGAAGGCGACGATCTCGACTGGGAGTCGGCCGCGGCCGCCACGTCCTCGCCGTCCGCCGCCGCGCTGGTCCGTGCCGCCGCCGTCAGTGGTCTCGTCACGCACACCGGTGGCGAGGCGGCCCGTGCGGAGCCGGCCGCACTGGTCGCCGCGGCCCGGGAGCTGGGGCTGCGCGCGTATGCCGCCGCGTACACCGCGGAGGGCCGGCGACGGCTGGCCGCGCACCTCGGCGAGGACACCGCCGTCACCGTCGCCGGGCTGCTGTCCGGGCAGGAGGGTCCTGGCCGGGAGGCCGACGGGAGCCTGGCTCTGGACGTGCTGGCCGTGCTGGACGCCCCGCAGCTCGACGTGGAGCTCTCGGCCACGCTCGTCGAGGCCGTTCCCGACGGCGCGCGGCTGGTCCTCAGCGGTGACCCCGGGGTGCTGTGGTCGGCCGGGCCCGGCCGGGCCTTCGCGGATCTGCTGGCGGCGAAGACCTGCCCGCAGGTGGCGTCCAGGACCCCGGACCCGGGGCCGATCGGCGAGCTGGTGTCGGGGATCGGCATCGGGGAGCTGACGGCGGTGGAGGCCCCCGGCAAGGAGGTCGTCATCGTCCCGGTGCGCGACCCCCGCGAGGCGGTGCACCGCGCGGTGCAGCTGGTCGCCGACTCGGTGCCGCGCGTCATCGGGGTGCCCGCCACGGAGACCCAGGTCATCACGCCGGGCCACGGCGGCGCCGTCGGCACCCAGGTGCTGAACGCGGCGCTCAAGGAACGGCTCAATCCCGGCCCGGGCCGGTTCGGCGGCTTCGACCCGGGCGACCGGGTGGTGTACGCGCCGGAGCCGGGCCTGACGCTGCCCGGCACGGTGCTGTCGGCCGATCCCGAGGGTCTGAACCTGGACTGCGCGGGCACCCGGGTCCTCGTACCGCGCGACCAGGTGGCGGCGCTGCGGCACGGATGGGCGATGACGGCACAGCAGTCCGCCGGGCTCCGCTGGCCCGCCGTGGTCGTGGTGCTGCCGGGCGACGCGGTGCAGGCGCTGACCCGTGCGTGGGTCTACACGGCCTTCGGCCGGGGCGAGCGCCACCTCTCGGTGGTGCAGGGCGCCGATCAGGGCCTGGCCCAGGCGGTGGCCGGCATCCCGGCGAAGGACCGTACGACCCGGTTGCGTTCGGTGCTGCGCGAGCAGGCGCGCGAGCAGGCGGCGGAGTGA
- a CDS encoding LLM class F420-dependent oxidoreductase → MRLGINLGYWGAGMDADNLAVAQEADRLGYAVCWAAEAYGSDAATVLSWVAAQTERIDIGSAIFQIPARTPAMTAMTAATLDSLSGGRFRLGLGVSGPQVSEGWYGTRFDKPLSRTREYVEIVRKAMARERLSHEGEHWTLPLPDGPGKALKLTVHPVREHIPLYIAAIGPKNLEQTGEIADGALTLFCAAENMEDTSLAPLRAGRAKVGKTLEGFDVCPTLPLALGDDVDALADIFRPYTALYVGGMGSRKQNFYNRLAQRMGYEKEAAEIQDKYLAGDKDGAAAAIPRELIDRTSLLGPVERIADRMQEYAAAGVTTLTVTPAGWTLDERVAALRAGVEAMERAGLA, encoded by the coding sequence ATGCGGCTCGGAATCAACCTCGGCTACTGGGGCGCCGGGATGGACGCGGACAACCTGGCCGTCGCCCAGGAGGCGGACCGGCTCGGCTACGCGGTCTGCTGGGCCGCGGAGGCGTACGGTTCCGACGCCGCGACCGTGCTCTCCTGGGTGGCCGCGCAGACCGAGCGCATCGACATCGGCTCGGCGATCTTCCAGATCCCGGCCCGTACCCCCGCGATGACCGCGATGACCGCCGCCACCCTCGACTCGCTGTCCGGCGGCCGCTTCCGGCTGGGTCTCGGCGTCTCGGGACCGCAGGTCTCCGAGGGCTGGTACGGCACGCGCTTCGACAAGCCGCTGTCCCGCACCCGGGAGTACGTCGAGATCGTCCGCAAGGCGATGGCCCGCGAGCGGCTCTCGCACGAGGGCGAGCACTGGACGCTGCCGCTGCCCGACGGCCCCGGCAAGGCGCTCAAGCTCACCGTGCACCCGGTGCGCGAGCACATCCCGCTGTACATCGCCGCGATCGGCCCCAAGAACCTGGAGCAGACCGGCGAGATCGCCGACGGCGCGCTGACGCTCTTCTGCGCCGCCGAGAACATGGAGGACACCTCGCTGGCCCCGCTGCGCGCGGGCCGCGCCAAGGTCGGCAAGACCCTCGAGGGCTTCGACGTCTGTCCGACGCTGCCGCTCGCGCTGGGCGACGACGTGGACGCGCTCGCCGACATCTTCCGCCCCTACACCGCCCTGTACGTCGGCGGCATGGGCAGCAGGAAGCAGAACTTCTACAACCGGCTCGCGCAGCGCATGGGGTACGAGAAGGAAGCCGCCGAGATCCAGGACAAGTACCTGGCGGGCGACAAGGACGGCGCCGCGGCCGCCATCCCGCGCGAGCTGATCGACCGGACCAGCCTGCTGGGCCCGGTCGAGCGGATCGCGGACCGCATGCAGGAGTACGCGGCCGCCGGTGTCACCACCCTGACCGTCACCCCGGCCGGCTGGACGCTCGACGAGCGGGTCGCCGCGCTGCGCGCGGGAGTCGAGGCCATGGAGCGCGCGGGCCTCGCGTAG
- a CDS encoding DUF5703 family protein — MPEYEFTEMYVPRGVSRKDATRLLTDHAEYGHWELDRLRLYPDGSRRVRLRRRIIRQVRATW; from the coding sequence ATGCCGGAATACGAATTCACAGAGATGTACGTCCCCCGGGGTGTGTCCCGGAAGGACGCGACGCGACTGCTGACCGATCACGCGGAGTACGGCCACTGGGAGTTGGACCGGCTGCGCCTCTACCCCGACGGAAGCCGCCGGGTGCGGCTGCGCCGCCGGATCATCCGCCAGGTCAGAGCAACCTGGTGA